A region of the Bryobacteraceae bacterium genome:
TCCTCCGGCGTCGCGCCGCGGATATTTGCCCACAGCTCATCGCGCACGCGGCGCGAGCGGCGCGCCAGGCGCTGGAGGAAGTCCTCCATCTGGCGCACCTGCCGCGCACGGCGGGCCTCCGTGTCCCGGCGCGGCAGACGCAGCGGGGCGGCCAGGCCGCGCGGCGCGTTGCCCAGCCGCCAGCGGAGCAGCGCGCGCAGGTCCTCTTCGCCAAAAAAACGCGCCAGCCCGAAAATGTTCCGGTGCAGCGGCTGGCTCCGGTAGCTCGGCGGCTCGATGCCGAGCGAGCCGGTTTCCACAAGCGCGATGCGCGGGTCGAGAATGCCGGCAAAGACGGCAATCCAGCCGCCGTCGCCCGCCCCTGCCACCTCGACGAGCTGCTCGCGGTGGCGCTGTTTCCACCAGTCCACCAGCGCGAGCACCTTCTGGACTTCCAGCCCCAGCGGATGCCGGCCCACGGGGAAGCCCATCCGAAGGATCCATTCGCGTTCCGTCTGCTGCTTTGCCCAGCCGCCCGGCGCCGGGGGCGGAGGCGCCGTGCTGCTCAGCAGGACGGGGACGAAGACGTCCGCTCCGGCGGCGGCGAATTCGAAAATTTCAGTGCAGTCCTCCGGCTCGCGGTCCGTCTCCGGCAGGTAGATCACCAGGTGGCGCGGCGTCTCCCGCTGGCGCAGATACAGCCCTTCGCCCTCGACTCCTTCGAGCACGCTCCAGCGCACGGCGAGTACGTCGAAGGTATCGCCCGAGGCGATCACGGCGGACTGCTCCGGCGTCGCCACCAGCTCCATCCGCACCGGATCCGCCCGCCGGTCGACGGCGCCGATCAGCCGCCGCAGCTCGTGCGGATCCGGGTTGCGGCGCTCCGCGTACCAGGGCCGGATCCGTTCGAGGTAGCGGCCGATGCCCTCCACCATTGCCGCGGCGGGATCTCCGCGAAACTCGAATGGCTCGGTGCCGGGCAACGGCTGGCATCGAGCCGCGCCTGTCAGCGTCAGGGCGGCCGCCACAGCAAGCGCGAATCGCATGCCCCCATTCTGCACCGCGGCCGCGCTCTTCGGCCAACAGGGCCGCAAGCGAAGCGGCCGCAGGCCACGCGAACCAGCGGCCCTGGCATGCGGCGGCTCATAACCACGCGGCGACACGGGTAACCGCTCCTCCCGCCGGCCTCAGGGGCGAGCCCCATTCGCGTCTCCGTACCGCTTCATTCGCGGTTTAGTCCCGTTTGCGCCTTGAAAAAGCGTAAGATGAGAGCGAATTGACAGATACCATGCGGAGCCTGGCGGCCCTGGTGCTGAGCGCATCGTGTGCGGCGGCCCAGCCGGCCGAAGATCTGAAGATCGTACGCAACATCGTCTACTCAAGGCCTGCCGGACGCGAGCTGCTGCTGGATCTCTACCTTCCGGAGCGCGGCGCGAGGCCGCTGCCGGTGGTTTTGTGGATCTATGGCGGGGCCTGGCGCGCGGGCAGCAAGGACGACGGCCAGACTCGCGCTGCCCTGTGGCTCACGCGGCACCGCTATGCGGTGGCGGCCTTCAATTACCGGCTGAGCCAGGAGGCAAAATTCCCTGCGCAGATCCAGGACGCCCGCGCGGCTGTGCGCTGGCTGCGGCGTCATGGCGCCGGCTACGGGCTGGACCCGGCGAGGATCGCCGTCTGGGGAGCTTCCGCCGGAGGACATCTGGCGGCGCTGCTGGGCGTGAGCGCCGGCGCGAAAGACCTGGACGGGCCTGAGGCCGATGCGGAAGTTTCCCCCCGCGTGCAGGCGGTGATCGATTTCTTCGGGCCGACAGACTTTCTCCAGATGGACGCGCACGCGTTGCCGGGCGGGATGCGGCACAATCCGCCCGAGTCGCCCGAGTCGCAACTGATCGGCGGCCCCATCCAGGACAACCCGGACAAAGTGGCGCGCGCCAACCCGGTAACTTACGTCCACCGGGACGCGGCTCCATTCCTCATCCTGCACGGCGAGCGCGACCCGCTGGTGCCCGTGCACCAGAGCGAACTGCTGTTCGACGCACTGCGCCGTGCGGGCGTGCCGGCGGTCTTCCACAGGATTGCCGGGGCGGGCCACGGCGGACCGGAGTTCTCCGGCGCCGTCGTGCGCGCGATGGTGCTGGCGTTTCTGGATGAGCATCTTCGCGGGCAGCCGGCCGGACCGGAGCAGAAATGAGAGCGGAAGACATCTGCGACCTGCGCACGGCGCTCGACCTGCTCGCCTCGGTTCCGGGCGAGCTGATCCGGACGTCCGCGCCGGTGGATCCTCATGCCGAGCTGGCCGCCGTGTATCGCCAGATTGGCGCGGGCGTGCCGGTGAAGCCGCCGGCCCCTGCCGGCCCAGCGATGCTGTTTGAACGGGTGAAAGGTTACGATGTGCCGGTGGTGGCGGGCGTGCTGGGAACGAGGCGGCGCGCGGCGCTGCTGCTGGGCGCTGAGCCGGAGCGGGTGGCCTTTGCACTGCTCGATGCCCTGGAAAATCCCCTGGCGCCGGCCCTCGCAGAGGGCACCGCGCCCTGCCAGGAGGTGGTGCACCGGGCGCCGCTCGATCTGCGCCGTCTGATCCCCGCGCCGACGAACACGCGCCAGGACGCGGGGCCGTACCTCACGATGGGCCTGTTGCGCGCCCGCGATCCCGACACGGGAGAGGCCGACGTGACCATTCACCGGCTGTGCGTGCAGGGGCCGGACCGACTGAGCGTGTATTTTGCGCCGGGCCGCCACATTGATGCGTTCCGCGCAAAGGCCGAATCGCGCGGGCTGCCGCTGCCGGTGTCGATCAGCATTGGCATGGATCCGGCCATCTATCTGGCCGCCTGCTTCGAGCCGCCGGCCACGCCTCTCGGCTTCGACGAGCTGGCCGTGGCGGGCGGCCTGCGGCGCAGGCCCGTGCGTCTGGCGCGCTGCGTGACGCAGCCGGTGGAAGCGGTGGCTGACGCCGAGATCGTCATTGAAGGCGAGATCCTGCCGGGCGAACGGATCCGCGAGGACATCCAGACCAACACCGGCTACAGCATGCCGGAGTTTCCCGGCTACATGGGCGTGGCGCAGCCGGAGCTGCCGGTGATCCGCGTCACCGCGGTGACGCACCGCCGCAGGCCAATCCTCCAGACGATCGTCGGGCCGGGACTTGAGCATTGCCAGCTTGCGGGCATCCCGACCGAAGCGAGCATCCTGCAAATGGCGGAACGCAGCATGCCGGGCCGTGTGCGCAACGTCTACTGCCATCCGGCAGGCGGCGGGAAGTATCTCGCGATTGTGCAATTCCGCAAGGCCGAGCCGCGCGACGAGGGGCGGCAGCGGCAGGCGGCGCTGGCCGCATTTGCCGCCTTCGGCGAGCTGAAGC
Encoded here:
- a CDS encoding 3,4-dihydroxybenzoate decarboxylase, whose protein sequence is MRAEDICDLRTALDLLASVPGELIRTSAPVDPHAELAAVYRQIGAGVPVKPPAPAGPAMLFERVKGYDVPVVAGVLGTRRRAALLLGAEPERVAFALLDALENPLAPALAEGTAPCQEVVHRAPLDLRRLIPAPTNTRQDAGPYLTMGLLRARDPDTGEADVTIHRLCVQGPDRLSVYFAPGRHIDAFRAKAESRGLPLPVSISIGMDPAIYLAACFEPPATPLGFDELAVAGGLRRRPVRLARCVTQPVEAVADAEIVIEGEILPGERIREDIQTNTGYSMPEFPGYMGVAQPELPVIRVTAVTHRRRPILQTIVGPGLEHCQLAGIPTEASILQMAERSMPGRVRNVYCHPAGGGKYLAIVQFRKAEPRDEGRQRQAALAAFAAFGELKHVILVDEDVDLFNTDEVLWAMTTRYQGDVSTVFIPGVRCHPLDPSQTPGFSPSIRAPGISCKTIFDCTVPWSLRDAFRRAEFDDADPSRFLPERP